The following proteins are encoded in a genomic region of Nocardioides sp. cx-173:
- a CDS encoding amidase family protein has translation MTLRSADATLRAFTHVADDRSHGDGPLAGMPVVVKEIIDVAGMPVGLGSALFADRVPRTDAEAVARLRAAGAVIAAITTSTPFACGTTTPTDNPRAPGHTPGGSSAGSAAAVGAGLVPVALASQSQASTIRPASYCGVWGFKPSHLALPRGGMHLLSDTLDDLGVMASSLTDLSAVLDVLGVVPGPPAPPRVGLLRLDDGGLPRPETRAALAGLVSRMRGLGVEIVDADPGLAAFDAAVVGSGQACFDLFAGESAALLRTYVAAGEPDPRLREMVAHADAIGPEGLAAALRHRAELQAAWADLTPTVDLVLTLSTTNPAPSGHATTGCRRMPATASLLGVPALSAPWLTVDGLPQGVQLLGFAGGDAALLGGARWLDTLLQGDR, from the coding sequence ATGACGCTGCGCAGCGCCGACGCCACCCTGCGCGCCTTCACCCACGTCGCCGACGACCGGTCGCACGGGGACGGGCCGCTCGCCGGGATGCCGGTCGTGGTCAAGGAGATCATCGACGTCGCCGGGATGCCCGTGGGGCTCGGCTCGGCACTCTTCGCCGACCGGGTGCCCCGGACCGACGCGGAGGCCGTCGCCCGCCTACGGGCCGCCGGCGCCGTCATCGCCGCGATCACGACCAGCACACCCTTCGCCTGCGGCACCACGACGCCCACCGACAACCCGCGCGCTCCCGGCCACACGCCGGGCGGCAGCTCGGCGGGGTCGGCCGCTGCGGTCGGGGCCGGCCTCGTGCCGGTCGCGCTGGCGAGCCAGTCGCAGGCCTCGACGATCCGGCCGGCGTCGTACTGCGGCGTGTGGGGGTTCAAGCCCAGCCACCTCGCCCTGCCGCGTGGCGGGATGCACCTGCTCTCCGACACCCTCGACGACCTCGGCGTGATGGCCTCCTCGCTGACCGACCTGAGCGCCGTGCTGGACGTGCTGGGCGTCGTCCCGGGTCCGCCGGCACCGCCTCGAGTCGGGCTGCTGAGGCTCGACGACGGCGGGCTCCCGCGTCCCGAGACCCGCGCGGCGCTCGCCGGGCTCGTCTCCCGGATGCGCGGGCTCGGGGTCGAGATCGTGGACGCCGACCCGGGGCTCGCGGCGTTCGACGCCGCGGTCGTGGGGTCCGGCCAGGCCTGCTTCGACCTGTTCGCGGGGGAGTCGGCGGCGCTGCTGCGCACCTACGTCGCGGCCGGCGAGCCCGACCCCCGGCTGAGGGAGATGGTCGCCCACGCCGACGCGATCGGGCCGGAGGGGCTCGCCGCCGCGCTGCGGCATCGCGCCGAGCTGCAGGCGGCCTGGGCCGATCTCACCCCGACGGTCGACCTCGTGCTGACCCTGTCCACCACCAACCCCGCCCCGTCCGGCCACGCCACCACCGGCTGTCGGCGGATGCCCGCGACCGCCTCGCTGCTCGGCGTGCCGGCGCTCTCGGCGCCCTGGCTCACCGTCGACGGGCTGCCGCAGGGCGTCCAGCTGCTCGGTTTCGCCGGCGGTGACGCGGCGCTGCTCGGCGGGGCCCGCTGGCTCGACACCCTTCTACAAGGAGACCGATGA